Within Oreochromis aureus strain Israel breed Guangdong linkage group 19, ZZ_aureus, whole genome shotgun sequence, the genomic segment ACCAGCTGCTATAATTCCTAATAATTACCCATAATGCACAGTAATATTAAATTATATATTATGACGTtaaatatatttacataaaaTAATTAAGAGGAAATGTGCTTAATGCTGCTACAACTCGAGATTCCTCCTTCATATTTAGGAAGTAGTGCAGCTCCTCACACAGAGACATGTTTAGTGGATTGTGTGCGCAGACCCCGGAGCCCTCAGCTAGAGTGCCAGTCTGTTCCTGTGGAGCAGTCAACCAGACAAACCCAGCCAAGAGAGAGCAAGGCACAGGCACCGGGCCAGGAAATAGCACTGGAAGACACTCCACTACGGCAGAGAATTAATAGTGTTTTTAGGAGATGGGGAGGGTGGAGGAagaagggtaaaaaaaaaaaaaagcagaacaaaCAAACTACTTTAtgacatcttcaagaaactggTTGTGTATGATTGCAAGAATCAAGGGATTATTAAACCCCACTAGATAATAGAAGCGAGCAAAGGAGGAGAGTTGGCACCGTTCACATCCTGCACAGTGCAGCCCTCAGCTGCCCAAGACTGAAGGTGGCGTGGCACCTGTGCCTTTTTGGCCCTGGCATCGTATGGGCAGGAGGTCAAGGCCAGGGCAACATCTGCATCGCATCAGAGGGCCTGGATGTGTGCCCACACCACCAACGTCTCTCACAGAGGAATTCTGAAGAATAGATTTGAAAAAGACCACAAAAGCCTTTCTTTGAATATCCACCATAGATGTATAAATATAAAGATTCCACTGTTTTAACAGCTTTTACTCCAAATCAGCTCACATGTAAACTAGTTAATCAGGACACAGTGATCCCATCTGTTGCGTGATGTCTAAACGTCGCTCATTGTTTGCTTCGAAAATGCTAAGAACGGAGGACATTTAATCAGACAAGATGTTCTCCATGAGGCCAAAACACTCATGGATCTAGTCACAATTACTGCCTAATTTTAACAGGGGGGATCCTTAATCCCAGACTGTCTTCCACAGCGAGTCCACCTGAGTCATCTTTTCACTGGTGGGTAAAATAAACCAGAAAAATTGATATGAGCCACAAGCACACTAAAGAGCAAATCATTATGCATCATTAGGTGAAGATTTAGTTTAAACGTGTTTAGCAGGAATTAAGCAAAGCTGTTGTTGACATGGATTGACTGCTGTAATGCTTTATTGTCAGGGCTCCAGGAGGCAGAGAGAGGGACGGCCTAGTTGGGGAAGCAGCAATGCGCCGAAAGCAAGGATTTATGGGATATTGGGAGAACTAGCCGGGTGAGTGGACAAATAAGAAGCTACGGTCGATGATTTGGCAGAGGAGacaaaggagggagggagatgcataaagaaagcaaacaaataTGGGTGTTAGTGTCAAAGAGGATTCAGCTGTAGAATAAAATTAGAAGAATTGGTTAAAAATTGCATGCTTGAAATGTGCATGTAGAGAGGTACTACTGTACTACAGACAGAATATAATTTTCTCACCTTCAAGAGACTTGGATTTGTGTGGATTAAAACCCCTTAGATTACAAAACAACCATTTTCAACGAGAGCCTCTATCACTGACACCTGGCTAAACAAAGCTTGATCTAATAGCACGGTTTAAAGATTTTATTGCACAATGGAAAGGTCAAAACGATCGATATTGTAGGTATGTTGATGAAGATCACAGTCCCGGTATAAATTCAAAGCTAACTGCACACATCTTGGTATGGTTTCCTTGCATTGGAGCAGATATTCTGTTATCTGAATACAAAAGTGGCGGACGGCACTAAAACAGGAAACGGCTTTAACagaaagtaaaaatcaaaagtagaACGACACGTTCACGGTCAGTTCAACCAGTCTTTCTGCTGTCCTGACACCAGcgtatgtttgtatgtgttgGAGTCTTTATGTTTCTGAATGTGTATGCAAGAGCTGCTCAAACTGACGAGTAAGAGAGGACAGTCTTATCCAGCTCTCCAGTGTTGACAGTTTTACTAATCCCCTCCACCTGCTCAAACACCCACCCCAAAAAATACATCCCTCCCCCTTTTCCATGTGCCTGTGTTGGGAGTCCCTGGGGCCAGGCTGCGCCTCTGCCTTCGTCTCCACACCAGTTATCGTCTCTGGCCTGGCTCCGCTCCCCTAACCCCTTCCCGCGCCACACACATTAATCGGCGcaaaaacaaatagttttcaaaTGTTTGGAAAAGACCCACTGTTTGCATCAGGGCctaacaaaataatttttacAAGCTATCCAGTTGTGATTAGGGCTGAGAGAATTGAATTTATGTGGCAttgataatattaatattagccTAATTAATTATGTTGTTTGAACTTGCACAGCACCGTGTGTACCCTCTACACAACACTAACCAGCCGGCGCTGGAACTGAGCTCTCAGCCATCTCTATCTCCCCAGCTCTCCCCCAGTCCATGACTACTGCACACAATTCATCAACTCGTAGATATCTAATCCCCTCTGGCTCTGCTCACTTCCTGAAGTCTAAGAAAGAACTTTACTCTGGTGGCAAGAATTCCTATGAATACTTGATGACTTCTATAGACAGACTGTTTCATCTCACTTTGAAAGTGACATTTGAAGAGAACTCAGCAAACTTTCTATTCACAGCTCCCCAATTTATGAAGGATATTCATAGACAGACAGTAATAAAATGCAACAGATTTTTATTGGGTCACTAATTAAGGTAAACAGCAGTACAATGAGAGCGACTTTGTATAAGAGACAGTTTTGGGCATTAGGTACACGACCCTTCGTCTTTCTCAGTGTAGAAGCTCCCTAATAAGCCCTGTGTGAAGAAGTCCCTTCTAGCTTGTTTCCTTAATCATTAGAGGTCAACACTGTAGTGTCTCCTGACCCAGAAACACTGCAGATCAGACTGACAATGTCTTTGGACCGCGTGCCCCACTGGATGAGTAAGTGTTGATCTGTGCAATTACAGTGACACATACTCAGTGACCCATCACACCAATCATCTAAGCCATAAAGAGACCACCCAAACCTACAGAGAGGTTCTCAGACCTGTTTACAGCTCGGATCACACTTCTCTGAGATGGCCTCTTGACCTGCAATTTGTGGTCAAGGGTCAAAGGTTATAGAGGTGGTCATGTGTCTCTCTTAGCCAGACAGAGCTCAGATCTCATGCTTAGTCAGGCTGTCTCTGTCTGGTTTCCTACAGTTCATTACAAGGGTAGCTGTCTGCAATGCACAGAGCGACTACAGCCTTGACTTTACAGCGTGATTGTTGACAGATTCCCTTTAAAGCAGCTTTTGGGTCCACTTCTGTGCACACGTGCAGCCACAGAATTTATATTTTtggcacaataaaaaaaagtgtttctttttagataaCCACAGAAATTAGTAATGTCCATTTACTTAGATTTCAGATATCTTTGCCATAAGGATTGGTGATAGATTAGTATTTAAAAACAATTGAAATGAAGTCAATAGacatttaaatttcttcagcTTGGAGAaataaacaatggaaaaaaaggtaaaatgCACACATTCAAGGAGCACTGGCCCTTGTCTCCATGACGCACAAAGCGATCCCAGTACAGTCTGTATGCTAGGGCCAGACTGATGCATTCACTGAAGCAGTAATGGGTATCTTCAAGATGCATCATCTCATCAAAGCATAATTTACTGGACGGAGCTCAGGGAGGTGTTGAAACAGTCATTAACTGAAGTGTCTACCGAGTCGAGCTGAACGGTAATCCACTCTGAGCTGGACGAAGGCGTGCAGGAGGTTTCGGTCCAGATTGGTTAGCTGCTCACCCGAACAGACCTGCTTCAGGTTATCAGGGGCAACCACCAGGAGGTTACAAAGGGCATGGAGTGTGTCAAAGAGCTGCAGCACCAGAGGGACCTGAAAGACAGTGAAGCACAAAACTATTTACATAGTTTAGgtttttatgttattatttagattaaataaaaatgtctaaTATTTAGAGACTCTCTGTGAGAATTGCCCGTTTTTTCATATAATATAGTTAattgtaaatagatttatttaatttatttatttgctacaTAACATGATACACAGGTCAAGTTTTTAAACCTCTACATCAGTGTTTTTCCCCTCCAACCTTAACCCTAGTCCccttatgtttttgtttgaggTAAACAAACTGCGAGCAATAGTCTACAAAAATGCCAGATTTagtaaaaatgacacaaattaCTATAAAATGCATACATgcaaatttatatttataaatgcaTATTCTTTTTTTAGTCATcataaggttaaaaaaaataaaattttctgaaaatgttttaatggttCATGCTTTACAgggttaaataattaaaatgaattgtCTTGTGGACTTTTAACAGCTGTTCTGACAAAATAAGCAAATGTACACgttaaacactgaaaatgtaCAATGCTGTTGGTCCATGTATATTTAGACTGAATGTTTAACAAAGGAAAATAAGCAATCAAATAATCAATGATGGAAATAATTCTTATTTGCCACCCTTCTTGTTTGTACTGAAAGATTAACAAAGGATGCCAGAGCCTTTATTTTGGATTGGCCTGACcagtttatttaataaaacatccCAGGTAGAGCCTTTGTAGGCAAAGCCATGTTTGCCCTGTGACCAGTGCATTCTGGACCTATgctccaccccccaccccaccccacactCACCCTGAAGTCCTTGGCGCATCGTCGGTATTCAGCCACGTCGCAGATGGCCAGCATCCCTCCCATTGAGCTGTAGCTGTATTGCTGTAGATGCTCATGGATGAGCCGGTGGAAACGAATGCCCAACTCCGTCAGCACTGTGTCCACATTTTTCCCATCCATGGACTTCCGCACGTGCTCCACCTGCCGACTGACGTAGGCACATACCTTGGAGCAGGCCTGTCAGGTGGGGGGTACACGCGGAGAAACACGGAAAACACGTTCAGTCCGACACACTATCTGTATTCAGTCAAAGAAAAACTAGGTGTGGATTTGATTTGCAAGTTTCCTTTGCTAATTTGTTTAGTTTTGAATGTGAGCTCCTTAAAGCAAGCTGAAGATTTTTCTCTCTTACTGTAGTGTACTGGATCATGACATTGTTTTCATCCTCAGGCCTGAAATCTGTCTTCTTCTGCTCTGTTGCCAAGATGTGCTTCATCTGGCCCACCATGCAGTTTAGTGTTCTGTGTgcagcagggaaaaaaaacaaaaaacaaaacacccatAAATGTCTTTTAAAACTACTTGCTATTTCATTACAGGTTTCCATCTGCACATACAAAGTATTAGAAATGCACTGACCTGTCGATTCCAGTGTCCAGTTTTACTTCCATCTGCTCTATCACCTCTTTTTTCTTGTGCAAACACTCTGCCAACTTTGGAGATGAGCTAAAAACAGATTAGGAAAGGTAAATTCGGAAAATCTTTTTACTAAGTGAATAAAAGTTTCATCATCTTTAACCCTTAACTGACCTTATCAGAGGCATGAGCTGGTCATTAAACTGTTTGTCAAACAAATGGAAGATAGAGTTCGCCTGCTGAACCACATCCAGGAAGTACAGGTTGGCATTCTTTGCATCAGGTGAGGGAATTGCTgtagaagagaaagagagaaagccagaaaataggaaaaaaaggtGGGTAAAAGCATGAATCAACATGATTCACAAAGAGCAGAAAACCACTACTGCCTGATGTCTACTTCTTGGCATTAGAGAAATATAATGCATGAAGCAGAAATTCTCAGTAACGCTCtatttcagtgtcagacagtGAGGAGAAAGTAATCAAACCACAGGGACATCAATGATCCATTTCCTTAATGCAGAATGTACCTAACGAATTGAGCACTGGGATGTACCAAATGCATGTTTAGTTCCACTGTAGCTGGCTGAAAATGATAAGCTGCTCCCTTATTATACAGTCCCATAGAAAATGTAAAGAAGTGCCAAAAGCGCAGCCTGCATGGCATCAAGGTAACTTGGATTTTTCACTTTTTCGTATGGAACAGACATTAATGGGCACATGTAACCAACCGCAGTAAGTGATGTCAGAGCAGGTGTTTTCCTCTAGGTGTCGAATCAAAAACTGAGGAGGATGTGGCGTGCCAGGTAACATACTTGATGGTTTCAACTCATGTGGAGCAAATAAGTCACAGGAGAATGATGATGGATCTTCCACATGCGGCTAACAAACTgggatttattttgcctttgATAAAATGATTTGTGTCTGTCACTATGTGTTAGTTCTGTAATAGACTGGTGACTTGTCCAGGGTGTAGCCTGACTCTCACCGAATGACAGCTGGGTTAGGCTCCACGTCAACACTGAATTCGATGTGTTTCCAGCTTCCTTTGTTAGTGTTttgttataaataaatgtaagacAGAAATATTGTATTCATCTGGTTTTCCACACCTAATCTGCTCTGGTTcaacagtttgagaaccactggacTAGACCATTATCAAAGTTTCACCGGGATGGCTGCTATTATTTAACAGTCTGCTGGCTGTTTGATTGAAAAGCTTTTCTTACAAGATGGCAAGGATGACCTGGATCATCCTTGCCAGTGTATTATAAGTTTTAGTTTTAGGACACAGCTATAGTGAACACTGCAGACAAACATTATGGTTTTAATGAGCTAAATTGGGTTTACCTGAGAGGCCAATCTCTAAGGCGTAATCAATGTGTTCTACACAAAGGTGGTCAACTAGTAGCAGGAAGATGGAGAAGGCATTCTTGGGCAGGTCAGACGGGTCTGAAAGCTGTGCAACATCAAAGAAAAATACGcatttaaactttttcaaaaaacacaaatgcagTACAGTTAGGGCAGAAAAGCCTCACCCTGTGGCATCTCTCAAAGGCATGGCGTGTCTCCTGCAACAAATTGACAACCAGCTCCGGAGAGAGAAAAGTCTCTCCGTGGGTGTCAATGCTAGGGCCCAGTGGAAGATTGGTGCGTTGTCTGATCCGTTCCTTCAGATCTTGAATActgttacaaaaaacaaaacttaaattgtgttttttttatgttttttttttttttttttaccagttaATCTTTTCTTTGTGTAAAATCAAACGTGCAAAAGTCTGACCTGCCAGCGCCCACTGGCCGTTTCTGGTGATTCTTGGAGTCGTAGTATCGCTGCAGAATCATGGCACCTCGAGTGCGAAGGTATTCTCTCTCCATGTCAATGTAACTTTCCAAGTACGAAGAAAAAATGCTCTTAATCAGCTTGGAGAGGAACGTATGCTTGTCTGAGCCCAGGTTGAACTCTGTGAGCTTTGTGGCTAATCCTGTGGTCCTTCAAAAGGGAAATAATCAGAGTCATAAACAAGAACAATGGTTTCTGGGTATCCATGAAGTGAACTGAATTAAAAGTCAGCAAGTTAATTACCTGGTGTAAAGGTCATAGAGATTCTTGAGGTATTGTTCTACATCTGAATGTCGAGTTTCGTCCAGTTTTTCTTTAACATGTGCCTGCAGACACAAAGCCAGTTAAATATAACCAAAGACAGAGTAACACATCAAACTTTTAATTTCAGTAGAAATACCTGTAACTTGTTCTCAAAGATGTTCTGGATGAGTTTGGCCATGACAGTCTCAGGACTACTGAAGACCTCGCCCACCTGCTTATTGACCCTCTGGCAGAGGACTGCCGTGTCCTCAAACACGTCATTCCTCATGTAGGCACCCTTACAAAGACAGATGACACCAGCAACATGTAAATGTCTGCAGATATTACTTGAAGCAATACTACCAAGTGTAAGAGGAACTTTACACACTCACCTCCTGACACTGCTTGATGTAGACGTCCACACAGTGTGCATAGCCCTTTAACGAAAAGACACATGCGTTACGTCACTGTGCAACAGTTCAAGGAAGTGcaaaaaatttaaatcatacatgattAATATGAACAGAATGGGAATCACAATTATTCTATTAATTTGACCAAAGATTAGGTCAAATGTGGACACCGAACCTATTTTCTAGGTTACCTTGAAATGTAATAGAACCGCTGCAACCTCTCGCATACGTCCAATCTCGCCCCTGCGCTGAGCTGCAGTGAACTCCTGGATTAACTGCCGCTCCAGGTCATGGTATTTACCTGGTTAGAAAACCAAACAAGCACCAATAAATtattagatttta encodes:
- the exoc5 gene encoding exocyst complex component 5, whose product is MATTAHLFEEPFDADEYIERLAWRTPGGGSKGGAEAFDPKRLLEEFQNHIEELKQLDEKIQRKVEKLEHQCHREAKEFAHKVQDLQRSNQVAFQHFQELDEHISYVATKVCHLGDQLEGVNTPRQRAVEAQRLMTYFNEFLDGDLRSDVFNNPEKIKEAADIIQKLHLIAQELPFDRFADVKAKIASKYHDLERQLIQEFTAAQRRGEIGRMREVAAVLLHFKGYAHCVDVYIKQCQEGAYMRNDVFEDTAVLCQRVNKQVGEVFSSPETVMAKLIQNIFENKLQAHVKEKLDETRHSDVEQYLKNLYDLYTRTTGLATKLTEFNLGSDKHTFLSKLIKSIFSSYLESYIDMEREYLRTRGAMILQRYYDSKNHQKRPVGAGSIQDLKERIRQRTNLPLGPSIDTHGETFLSPELVVNLLQETRHAFERCHRLSDPSDLPKNAFSIFLLLVDHLCVEHIDYALEIGLSAIPSPDAKNANLYFLDVVQQANSIFHLFDKQFNDQLMPLISSSPKLAECLHKKKEVIEQMEVKLDTGIDRTLNCMVGQMKHILATEQKKTDFRPEDENNVMIQYTTACSKVCAYVSRQVEHVRKSMDGKNVDTVLTELGIRFHRLIHEHLQQYSYSSMGGMLAICDVAEYRRCAKDFRVPLVLQLFDTLHALCNLLVVAPDNLKQVCSGEQLTNLDRNLLHAFVQLRVDYRSARLGRHFS